TAGAATCCATTGTGAAGAACCATAGTTCTGAACATGTAAATATCATTAAAACCACTTTAGAAGGATTTAGTGAAGTGTTTATCTTACCTAGTATATGGGCAGGTTTGCTCATATTAATTGGGATCTTAATCGATTCTAGAAAAGCAACGGTATATGCCATTTTAGGTAATGTACTCGGTTTTGTTATTGTAGCTATGTTAGGTGGTAACGTGAATGACATTAATCAAGGTTTATTTGGTTATAATTTAATATTAACAGCAATAGCATTAGGTACCACATTCAAGACGAGTATCAATACATATTTCTCAACATTCCTCGGTTTATTATTAACTGTTTTATTGAATTTAGGTTTGAATACAATGCTTGAACCCATTGGTTTACCATCATTGACGATGCCATTTATTCTAGCAACATGGATCATGTTATTTGCTGGTCGTCCTCATAGAAATCTCGAGAACAAAAATTAGTTAAAAAACTCTGGTGCACGCTTATTAAAAAGCGTGTTCCAGAGTTTTATTTTATGACACTAAATAATGGGTTGTATGGTGTTCTAACTTATGGAAGATGAGCTCAATAATAATCGCTAATGCCCAATAAAATATTGCAGCGACAGTATAAACTGGTACAAATTGATAGCCTTCATTAGCCATTTCAGTACTAATTGCCATTATTTCTGTTACTTGGACAGCAAAAGCAAGGGAAGTCCCTTTTAATAACATAATAAATTGGTTTTCAATATTAGGTAGTGCATATCCAAATGCTTGTGGAAATACAATACGTCGATAAACATTCCATTTTGATAATCCTACAGTTTGTGCGGCTTCAATTTGCTTTGTATCTACTGAAAGTAAACCACCTTTAATTGATTCGGATAAGTAAGCCGTTGCATGTAATGAAAAAGTGATAGCTGCAATCAATAAAGGAGGGACCATATCTGGATTCATAGATGTATGACATATGGCGTTAAACAAAAGAATGAATGCTGGGACGCCATAATAAAACACAAATAATTGTACTATTAATGGTGTACTTCTAAAAAATGAATTATAGATAACTACAAATTGAGATAGTACAGGAATTTGATGTAAACGAATCAGAGCAAATATGGATCCAATTAGTATACCTACACACATGGCAATTAAAGTTACTGCTAAAGTGTTAGGTACACCTTTTAAAACTTCAATAATAGTATGGAAAATAAAAGTCACTTGAATGTCCCCCTAAACTTGATAAGGCTTTTCTGAAATTTTACTGATAATTGTAAATGTTCCCTGAATAATTAATGCAAGTAACCAATAGATAATACAAATCACAACATATACTTCTAACATACCTAACCCATAATTATTTCCAATAATCAGTTGAACTTGTCCCATCATATCTATAATGCCAATAGTGAAAGCTAATGATGTATCTTTTATGAGTTCAATGATTTGAGTTGTTAAATTGGGTATGCTGTTTCTTAATGCTTGCGGTATAATGATATCCTTTAAGATTCTTGGATAACTTAATCCTACTGAAAGCCCAGCTTCAATTTGACGATAATCTACCGATACATAACCTGCTCGAAATACTTCAGATAAATAGGCTGCACTATGTAGACTGAATGCTAAAATAATAAAAAATAATCGATCGAAATGATTAATATTGATATGAAATATTAATAGAAATTGAGGTAAGGCAAAGTAAACTAAAAATAATTGAAGAAGAAGTGGTGTACTTCTCATAAATGATTGATAGACTCTTACACATGTTGATAGATAGGGCACTTGCTTTATACGAATCATAGTAAGTATTAAACCTAATATAGTGGATAATATGAGTGCGCATATTATCATGACTAAAGTAATGGGCAATTGTTGGACAACTTGTTTAAATAAATCTAACCATTGTGTAGCAGACATTTAGCTATTTCACCTCCAATTGATCTTTGTGATGATTGATCTTGTTTAAATCATCGAACACATTGATATCAAAGTATTTTTGAGATAATTGTTGAAGCTTGCCTTCTTTTTTTAATTCACGTGTCGCTTGATCGATATCATCATGTAATTGTTGGTTATCTTTATTGTAAACAATATGAAGCGGTTCTTTTTTTACGATGCCACCAATCTTAACGTCTTCGTGAACTTTGTCTTGAACAGCTTTATATGTATTCCAATTTAGAAACATAGCGTCACGACGTCCATTACCAACCATCTTCAAGTTGTCACCGTTAGAAGGTGATTGAATCGTATCTATATCTATCTTTTTATCATGAGTCTGATTATATTGCTTTAATATTGAAAATAAACCGCCACTCGGAGCCATAGGTGTTAACCTTTTTTGAGTTAAGTCACTGAGTTGATGTATATCATTATTCTTCTTATTAACTGCGAGCATAGGTAGTGCGTAACTATACGGCACATCTTGGTATAAAAACTGCTTCTCTCTTTCAGGCGTTTTAAAGAACCAATTAATGCCCATATCAAACTTTTTAGAACCAATACCTACTAAATTAGATTCTTCTTCGCCAACCTCATATTTAAAATCATACTGCGGTAATTTCTTTTCTAATAGTTTCATATATTCCATATCTAGCCCTATAAAATGATTGTTTTTATCGGTATACAGATAGGGTGGGTTAACTTCAGCTGAAAGTGCGACTTTAACTTCTTTGGGATGTGATTTCGTTGCGTGTTGTGCTTTGTCATTTGAGCATGAATAAAGAAGAGAGACACTTAATATGAGAATGGTTAATATGAAATACATTCTAATATGTTTCAAGTTGCATCCTCCTCTGTTTTAATTCGTTGAATAAAACGTTGGATGCGTTCGTTACTTGGTTGGTGTAGTACATCGTTAGGTGTGCCTTGTTTAATTAATTCTCCGTTATCAATAAACAAAATTTGATCGGCAATCGCTTGTGCAAAGCTAATTTCATGCGTCACTATAACCATCGTCATACCTTGTTGTGCGATACTTTTGATTAAGTTTAAAATACTTTGAATAGACTCAGGATCTAATGCTGAAGTAGGTTCATCTAATAGTAAGACTTTGGGCTTAAGTGCAAGTGCGCGTACGATGCCTACACGTTGGCTTTGACCTCCGGAAAGTTGAATTGGGTATTTATCCTTATGTGCAATTAAATTAACCATACGCAAATGTTCTTCAGCAATATGTATAGCTTGCTTTTTACTCTTACCTTGGCCATAAATAAGACCTTCAGTTATGTTTTCAAGCACAGTTTTATTTTTAAATAGTTGATAGCTTTGAAAGACCATTGCTGATTGTTGTCTCAGGTGTGAAATATCTTTTTTATTGTGTTGCTCGACATTGAACTGGCACTCATCAATTGTGATTTGTCCTTTTGAAGGAATAGCAAGAGCATTCAATGTACGGAGTAAAGTGGTCTTCCCAGAACCACTTGGACCTATAATAGCTGTCACTGTTCCCCTTTGCTGTGAAAAATTAATATCTTTAAGCACTTGATTTGAATGGTAAAAATGAGATAAATGTTCTACTTTGATCAAGTTGCTA
The DNA window shown above is from Staphylococcus sp. M0911 and carries:
- a CDS encoding amino acid ABC transporter permease, yielding MSATQWLDLFKQVVQQLPITLVMIICALILSTILGLILTMIRIKQVPYLSTCVRVYQSFMRSTPLLLQLFLVYFALPQFLLIFHININHFDRLFFIILAFSLHSAAYLSEVFRAGYVSVDYRQIEAGLSVGLSYPRILKDIIIPQALRNSIPNLTTQIIELIKDTSLAFTIGIIDMMGQVQLIIGNNYGLGMLEVYVVICIIYWLLALIIQGTFTIISKISEKPYQV
- a CDS encoding amino acid ABC transporter permease is translated as MTFIFHTIIEVLKGVPNTLAVTLIAMCVGILIGSIFALIRLHQIPVLSQFVVIYNSFFRSTPLIVQLFVFYYGVPAFILLFNAICHTSMNPDMVPPLLIAAITFSLHATAYLSESIKGGLLSVDTKQIEAAQTVGLSKWNVYRRIVFPQAFGYALPNIENQFIMLLKGTSLAFAVQVTEIMAISTEMANEGYQFVPVYTVAAIFYWALAIIIELIFHKLEHHTTHYLVS
- a CDS encoding amino acid ABC transporter substrate-binding protein, with amino-acid sequence MKHIRMYFILTILILSVSLLYSCSNDKAQHATKSHPKEVKVALSAEVNPPYLYTDKNNHFIGLDMEYMKLLEKKLPQYDFKYEVGEEESNLVGIGSKKFDMGINWFFKTPEREKQFLYQDVPYSYALPMLAVNKKNNDIHQLSDLTQKRLTPMAPSGGLFSILKQYNQTHDKKIDIDTIQSPSNGDNLKMVGNGRRDAMFLNWNTYKAVQDKVHEDVKIGGIVKKEPLHIVYNKDNQQLHDDIDQATRELKKEGKLQQLSQKYFDINVFDDLNKINHHKDQLEVK
- the yut gene encoding urea transporter; protein product: MKAVSIILKNISQVLLINNHYTGLLVLIALFIGNWKVGLSALVGSIIAYVLAPHVNYSEQEINDGLAGFSPVLTAIGLTLFLNENWAGILITVVATVLTLPIGSAIREWLKPYGIAMLTAPFVIVTWFAISISEQVRAVKTPLNIIPGTVESIVKNHSSEHVNIIKTTLEGFSEVFILPSIWAGLLILIGILIDSRKATVYAILGNVLGFVIVAMLGGNVNDINQGLFGYNLILTAIALGTTFKTSINTYFSTFLGLLLTVLLNLGLNTMLEPIGLPSLTMPFILATWIMLFAGRPHRNLENKN
- a CDS encoding amino acid ABC transporter ATP-binding protein; translation: MIKVEHLSHFYHSNQVLKDINFSQQRGTVTAIIGPSGSGKTTLLRTLNALAIPSKGQITIDECQFNVEQHNKKDISHLRQQSAMVFQSYQLFKNKTVLENITEGLIYGQGKSKKQAIHIAEEHLRMVNLIAHKDKYPIQLSGGQSQRVGIVRALALKPKVLLLDEPTSALDPESIQSILNLIKSIAQQGMTMVIVTHEISFAQAIADQILFIDNGELIKQGTPNDVLHQPSNERIQRFIQRIKTEEDAT